One stretch of Gemmatimonadota bacterium DNA includes these proteins:
- the ribH gene encoding 6,7-dimethyl-8-ribityllumazine synthase: MMKFEGSLDGKGLRVALVVGRFNAFVTNRLREGAVDCLTRHGVCEDDIDEILVPGAFEIPQAASAAVSSGRYGGVLCLGAVIRGATPHFDFVAGECVRGVSRLAAGSSVPVGLGVLTTDTVEQAVERAGSKSGNKGWDAALAVLEMASVLKHVRGD; the protein is encoded by the coding sequence ATCATGAAGTTTGAAGGCTCTCTGGATGGAAAGGGACTCCGCGTCGCGCTGGTCGTGGGGAGGTTCAACGCTTTTGTCACGAACCGGTTGCGCGAAGGGGCGGTGGACTGCCTGACGCGCCATGGAGTCTGTGAGGACGACATCGACGAGATTCTCGTGCCGGGCGCGTTTGAGATTCCACAGGCGGCCTCGGCGGCGGTGTCTTCCGGACGGTATGGCGGCGTCCTCTGTCTGGGCGCGGTCATCCGGGGCGCGACGCCGCACTTTGACTTTGTTGCCGGGGAGTGCGTGCGGGGCGTGTCTCGCCTGGCGGCCGGATCCTCCGTGCCGGTGGGCCTTGGAGTGCTGACCACGGATACGGTGGAGCAAGCCGTCGAGCGCGCCGGGTCCAAGTCGGGGAACAAAGGCTGGGACGCTGCATTGGCCGTGCTGGAGATGGCCTCGGTTCTCAAACATGTGCGTGGAGACTGA